GTATCTGTGGGTTGTCAAGCTAAGGGAGAACGAAAGCACTGGTTTTGCAGTGAAGGAGCATGATACAGAAGTCACTTGATCAACAGAGGCAGCGGCGGTCGCTCTTGGTCACCTCCTCGGATGAGTGCACCACGTTGGGCACGAAACCGCTCTTAACACCCTCCCAGCCCTCCTGGATGGTGATCTCACCACTTTTGACTAAATCGTAGATATCGCGCGTCAGCTCCGTGAAGGCCCTCTCTACGTTTATGGCGTCGCGCGCGGAGGTCTCCACGTAGCGCATGCCGTAAGCGGCTGCCAGTTTCTCTGCCTCCTGCCGGCTCACCTGCCGCTGCTGCTCCAGGTCACACTTGTGGCCGACCAGTAAGAAGACAATGCTGTGCGGCTGCACGTGACTGCGTGCTTCCTCCAGCCACTCGTGGACATTCTGGAAGGAGCGGCTGTTGGTGATGTCGAAAAGCAAAAGGCCACCCACTGAATTACGATAATAAGCCCTTGTGATAGATCtagcaaaaatacaaattaaaaaggaTGACATAACattaaaccaacaacaaaaaactagaATTTAAATACATGAAATTTGGATTCAATTACATTAAACTAGCATGTAAATACTTGATGTGAAATTGATGCTAACAGCTTATAAGAAAGCTATAAGCAGAAAATGATTACAGCCTGAAATCCAGGAATCTAGTGAGCACTTCGAAATAGTTTATCAAACATATGCAATTCTATATCATCTTTTAATTCAACTAAAGAACtaataaagtacaattaaaaaattcaattaaaattaaaatttaattaaagaaaagaaaagaaattaaaaattaaaaaaaaaaaaaatccataaagtaaaaaaaaataaaaatatggaacAAGATTGCATGAGAGGAAAATGTCAAAGTCTCTGTGTATATAGTTACTATAATGTGTTATAAGAAGCATACGCGTACATATGGATTTAGTACCAAGACAATACTCAAATACCAAGAGTAAAttgtaaaaagaaagaagaaaaacaaagattattggagtacattttacaagacaaTACTATTTAAGATATTCTACTTTAAAACTGATTTCTTT
This window of the Cyprinus carpio isolate SPL01 chromosome A21, ASM1834038v1, whole genome shotgun sequence genome carries:
- the rab39ba gene encoding RAB39B, member RAS oncogene family a; this encodes MEAIWLYQFRLIVIGDSTVGKSCLIRRFTEGRFAQVSDPTVGVDFFSRLVEIEPGKRIKLQIWDTAGQERFRSITRAYYRNSVGGLLLFDITNSRSFQNVHEWLEEARSHVQPHSIVFLLVGHKCDLEQQRQVSRQEAEKLAAAYGMRYVETSARDAINVERAFTELTRDIYDLVKSGEITIQEGWEGVKSGFVPNVVHSSEEVTKSDRRCLC